In Peromyscus eremicus chromosome 2, PerEre_H2_v1, whole genome shotgun sequence, a single genomic region encodes these proteins:
- the Fam151a gene encoding LOW QUALITY PROTEIN: protein FAM151A (The sequence of the model RefSeq protein was modified relative to this genomic sequence to represent the inferred CDS: substituted 1 base at 1 genomic stop codon) codes for MSCKRWCSNGQAKWILAGSISVTLVLAISMILGLTLHRGTQPGCEQDVCRPDADMLDYMLSTGHISHRDGLLVTWYHAANSKKEMEAALNSDVMVLEADVTVEGFTTVNETGVPIMAHPPAIYSDNTLQQWLEAVLASSQKGIKLDFKSLKAVGPSLDLLRQLTEAGRIRRPVWINADILRGPNVPLSVEINATQFLALVQEKYPEVTISPGFTTLYVPQLPNSTYTQAMVEKMQELVGALPQRVTFPVRAFMARAAWPHFSWLLGQSERYSLTLWQGASDPVSVDDLLFIRDNSATHQIYYDLFEPVLSEFKQLALNTTRKRTYYTGGSLIPLLQPPRGDGLEVEWLVLEVNGSGRTAAITVPDREGMILLDIGLQEPEAGTPVPILRAPGGSVLTLESCLRQLAVHPRRWGIHVNIVDPAALRPSLATLAHLSTLGQLPWPVWVGATISHGNFVVPGHVAGRELLTAVAEMFPHVTVAPGWPEEVLGSGYQEQMVTDMLELCQGLRQPVSFQLQAGPLGRSTAKTVARLLAVSPQATLTVHHSSPGNSYADVWAGLWVARAMDRTRVYYRIPEKYREDLLADVSRNXPPSRTGPSNVEGFPGESG; via the exons ATGTCCTGTAAGAGGTGGTGCTCCAACGGCCAGGCCAAGTGGATCCTTGCTGGCAGCATCAGCGTGACCCTAGTGTTGGCCATTTCAATGATCCTGGGCCTCACCCTGCATCGGGGCACCCAACCAG GCTGTGAGCAAGATGTTTGTCGCCCGGATGCTGACATGCTCGACTACATGCTAAGCACAGGCCACATCAGCCACCGGGATGGCCTGCTGGTTACCTGGTACCACGCAGCCAACAGCAAGAAAGAGATGGAGGCCGCCCTGAACA GTGATGTCATGGTCTTGGAGGCGGATGTCACTGTAGAAGGGTTCACTACAGTCAATGAGACTGGGGTGCCCATTATGGCCCACCCTCCAGCCATCTACAGTGACAATACCCTGCAGCAGtggctggaagctgtactggccTCGTCTCAGAAGG GCATCAAACTGGACTTCAAGAGCCTCAAGGCTGTGGGCCCCTCCCTGGACCTCCTCCGGCAGCTGACTGAGGCTGGCAGGATTCGGAGACCGGTGTGGATCAACGCTGACATCCTGAGGGGCCCCAATGTGCCTCTCTCGGTTGAGATCAACGCTACACA gTTCCTGGCGCTTGTCCAGGAGAAGTACCCAGAGGTCACCATTTCTCCTGGCTTCACCACTCTTTATGTACCTCAGCTGCCGAACAGCACATACACCCAAGCCATGGTGGAGAAAATGCAGGAGCTGGTGGGAGCGCTGCCCCAGAGGGTCACCTTCCCGGTTCGGGCTTTCATGGCACGGGCTGCCTGGCCCCACTTCAGCTGGCTCCTGGGCCAATCTGAGAG GTACAGCCTGACACTGTGGCAGGGTGCTTCGGATCCTGTGTCGGTAGACGATCTCCTCTTCATCCGGGACAACAGTGCCACCCACCAAATCTACTATGACCTCTTTGAGCCTGTCTTGTCGGAGTTCAAGCAGCTGGCCC TGAACACCACCCGGAAGCGAACCTACTACACAGGTGGCAGCCTGATCCCTCTTCTCCAGCCGCCCAGGGGTGATGGTCTAGAGGTAGAGTGGCTGGTTCTAGAAGTGAACGGCAGTGGGAGAACAGCAGCCATTACTGTCCCTG ACAGAGAAGGCATGATCCTGCTGGATATTGGCCTGCAGGAACCGGAAGCTGGGACCCCTGTGCCCATCCTGCGTGCCCCAGGTGGTTCTGTTCTGACGCTGGAGTCTTGTCTGCGGCAGCTGGCTGTTCACCCCAGGCGCTGGGGCATCCACGTGAACATAGTGGATCCTGCAGCTCTCCGGCCATCCCTGGCCACGCTGGCACACCTCTCCACCCTTGGCCAGCTGCCCTGGCCTGTGTGGGTGGGGGCCACAATCTCACATGGTAATTTTGTGGTCCCTGGCCATGTGGCCGGCAGAGAGCTGCTTACAGCTGTGGCTGAAATGTTCCCCCATGTGACCGtggcaccaggctggcctgaagagGTGCTGGGCAGTGGCTATCAGGAGCAGATGGTCACAGATATGCTGGAGCTGTGTCAGGGACTCCGGCAACCTGTGTCCTTCCAGCTGCAGGCCGGGCCACTGGGCCGGAGCACAGCCAAAACTGTGGCCAGGCTACTGGCTGTCTCCCCTCAAGCCACTCTGACGGTACACCACAGCAGTCCTGGGAACAGCTATGCAGATGTGTGGGCTGGCTTGTGGGTGGCCAGGGCCATGGACAGGACCCGAGTCTATTACAGGATACCCGAGAAGTACCGAGAAGACTTGCTGGCAGATGTGAGCAGGAACTGACCACCCAGTAGGACTGGACCATCTAATGTGGAAGGCTTCCCTGGGGAGTCAGGGTGA
- the Acot11 gene encoding acyl-coenzyme A thioesterase 11, translating to MIQNVGNHLRRGFASMFSARTSRKSVSHPEHGDASAMAEEEEYRNATEVQMSQLVLPCHTNHRGELSIGQLLKWIDTTACLSAERHAGCPCVTASMDDIYFDHTISVGQVVNIKAKVNRAFNSSMEVGIQVVSEDLCSEKQWNVCKALATFVAHRELSKVKLKQVIPLTEEEKTEHGVAAERRRMRLVYADTIKDLLSHCAIQDDLDKDCSNMVPAERTRVESVELVLPPHANHQGNTFGGQIMAWMENVATIAASRLCHAHPTLKAIEMFHFRGPSQVGDRLVLKAIVNNAFKHSMEVGVCVEAYRQEAETQRRHINSAFMTFVVLDKDDQPQKLPWIRPQPGEGERRYREASARKKIRLDRRYLVSCKQAEVALSVPWDPSNQVYLSYYNVSSLKTLMAKDNWVLSVENREVRLYILEEEFLSFHLEMVVHVDAAQVFTLLSDLRRRPEWDKHYRSVELVQQVDEDDAIYHVVSPALSGNTKPQDFVILASRRKPCDNGDPYVIALRSVTLPTHPETPEYQRGETLCSGFCLWREEDQLTKVSYYNQATPGFLNYVTTNVAGLSTEFYNTFKACESFLLDNRNDLAPSLQTL from the exons GGCTTTGCCTCTATGTTCTCTGCTCGCACATCCCGGAAGTCAGTCTCACACCCAGAGCACGGAGACGCCTCCGccatggcagaggaggaggagtacCGGAATGCCACGGAGGTGCAGATGAGCCAGCTGGTGCTGCCCTGCCACACTAACCACCGTGGGGAGCTGAGCATTGGACAGTTGCTCAAATGGATCGACACCACAGCCTGCCTGTCAG CGGAGAGGCATGCTGGCTGCCCCTGTGTCACGGCGTCCATGGATGACATCTACTTTGACCACACCATTAG TGTCGGCCAAGTGGTGAATATCAAGGCCAAGGTGAACCGGGCCTTCAACTCCAGCATGGAG GTGGGCATCCAGGTGGTCTCTGAGGACCTGTGCTCTGAGAAGCAGTGGaatgtgtgcaaggccctggccACCTTTGTGGCTCACCGGGAGCTCTCCAAG GTGAAGCTGAAACAGGTCATACCAttgacagaggaagagaagacgGAGCACGGGGTGGCCGCTGAGCGCCGGCGCATGCGGCTGGTCTATGCAGACACCATCAAGGACCTCCTGAGCCACTGTGCCATCCAGGACG ATCTAGACAAGGATTGCAGCAATATGGTGCCAGCAGAGAGGACCCGAGTGGAGAGCGTGGAACTGGTGTTGCCTCCTCATGCCAACCATCAGGGCAATACCTTTGGGGGCCAGATCATGGCCTGGATGGAGAACGTGGCCACCATTGCAGCCAG CCGGCTCTGTCATGCCCACCCTACACTCAAGGCCATCGAGATGTTCCATTTCCGAGGCCCGTCACAGGTGGGCGACCGTCTGGTGCTCAAGGCCATCGTGAATAACGCCTTCAAGCATAG CATGGAGGTGGGCGTGTGTGTGGAGGCTTATCGCCAGGAGGCCGAGACCCAGCGACGGCATATCAACAGTGCCTTCATGACCTTTGTGGTCCTGGACAAAGATGACCAGCCTCAGAAGCTGCCCTGGATTCGTCCCCAGCCTGGG GAGGGAGAACGACGATACCGCGAGGCCAGTGCCAGGAAGAAGATCCGCCTGGACAGGCGA TACCTTGTGTCCTGTAAGCAGGCGGAAGTGGCCCTGTCTGTCCCCTGGGATCCTAGCAACCAG gTGTACCTGAGCTATTACAACGTGTCCTCTCTGAAGACGCTTATGGCCAAGGACAACTGGGTGCTGTCCGTGGAGAACCGTGAG GTCCGCCTGTACATCCTGGAGGAGGAGTTCCTGTCCTTTCACTTGGAGATGGTGGTGCATGTGGACGCTGCCCAGGTCTTTACGCTGCTCTCGGACCTGCGCCGGAGGCCAGAGTGGGACAAGCATTACCG GAGTGTGGAGCTAGTGCAGCAGGTGGATGAGGATGACGCCATCTACCACGTCGTCAGCCCTGCCCTGAGTGGTAATACCAAGCCCCAAGACTTTGTGATCCTGGCCTCGAGGCGGAAGCCTTGTGACAATGG GGACCCCTATGTCATTGCACTGAGGTCAGTCACACTGCCCACACACCCTGAGACACCGGAATATCAACGTGGAGAGACTCTTTGCTCAGGCTTCTGTCTGTGGCGTGAGGAGGACCAGTTGACTAAG GTTTCTTACTACAACCAGGCCACCCCCGGCTTCCTCAACTATGTGACCACCAATGTGGCCGGCCTGTCCACGGAGTTCTACAATACTTTCAAGGCTTGTGAGAGTTTCCTGTTGGACAACCGGAATGACCTGGCCCCCAGCCTCCAGACCCTCTAG